A single window of Methylocella tundrae DNA harbors:
- a CDS encoding histidine kinase, with amino-acid sequence MPSLFRFLFVLGVLAGIVFAGMVALVTFVQPVTRQINQTIPPARLNR; translated from the coding sequence TTGCCCAGTCTTTTTCGTTTTCTTTTCGTGCTCGGTGTTCTCGCCGGAATCGTTTTCGCCGGGATGGTCGCGCTGGTGACTTTCGTCCAGCCGGTGACGCGCCAGATCAACCAGACGATTCCCCCCGCGCGGCTGAACAGATAG
- the mtaB gene encoding tRNA (N(6)-L-threonylcarbamoyladenosine(37)-C(2))-methylthiotransferase MtaB has product MRRAAEEAGQDGLVIVNTCAVTAEATRQARQAIRRVKRERPGARIIVTGCAAQIDPLRFAEMPEVARVVGNAEKTDPATWAPATSGRVSVSDIMQAGPPPKAPSEGVEDHTRAFLAVQTGCDHRCTFCVIPFGRGPSRSSPPETILSAVRRLTDKGFREIVLTGVDLTSYGADLGDEIKLGGLVRSILRAVPRLERLRLSSIDCIEADADLIEAFASEPRLAPHLHLSLQAGDDMILKRMKRRHTRLDAIAFCAELRRLRPNMVFGADLIAGFPTETEAMFENTLRLIEDCGLTYLHVFPFSARPGTPAAKMPPVAPALVKERAKRLRIAGEAALRRHHAAQIGKVLRVLTERGGLGRAADFTCVRTGDAAPSLMIDVAIERDEGKALSGVRVRGAATPAGVTVELSPPALAYDTALCP; this is encoded by the coding sequence CGCCGTGACGGCGGAGGCGACGCGCCAGGCGCGTCAGGCGATCCGCCGCGTCAAGCGCGAGCGGCCGGGCGCGCGGATCATCGTCACCGGCTGCGCCGCGCAGATCGACCCCTTGCGTTTCGCCGAGATGCCGGAGGTCGCGCGCGTCGTCGGCAACGCCGAAAAGACCGATCCCGCAACATGGGCGCCGGCAACGTCCGGGCGCGTAAGCGTGTCGGACATCATGCAGGCCGGTCCGCCGCCGAAGGCTCCGAGCGAAGGCGTCGAGGATCATACGCGCGCCTTTCTCGCTGTGCAGACAGGCTGCGATCACCGCTGCACCTTCTGCGTCATTCCGTTCGGGCGCGGCCCATCGCGCTCATCGCCGCCGGAGACGATATTGTCCGCCGTCCGGCGACTGACCGACAAAGGCTTTCGCGAGATCGTGCTGACCGGCGTCGATCTCACCTCTTATGGCGCGGACCTCGGCGACGAAATCAAACTCGGCGGCCTTGTCAGGTCGATCCTTCGCGCCGTTCCCCGCCTTGAACGGCTGCGGCTCTCCTCGATCGACTGCATCGAGGCCGACGCCGATCTGATCGAGGCCTTCGCCAGTGAGCCGCGCCTCGCGCCGCATCTTCATCTGTCGCTGCAGGCCGGCGACGATATGATCCTGAAGCGGATGAAGCGCCGGCACACGCGCCTCGATGCGATCGCGTTTTGCGCGGAGCTGCGGCGCCTGCGGCCCAATATGGTTTTCGGCGCCGATCTGATCGCTGGCTTTCCGACCGAAACCGAGGCCATGTTTGAAAACACGCTTCGCCTCATCGAGGATTGCGGCCTGACCTATCTCCATGTCTTTCCATTTTCCGCCCGGCCGGGGACGCCCGCGGCTAAAATGCCGCCCGTCGCGCCCGCGCTGGTCAAAGAGCGGGCAAAGCGCTTGCGCATCGCAGGCGAGGCGGCGTTGCGCCGGCATCACGCCGCGCAGATCGGCAAGGTTTTGCGCGTGCTGACGGAGCGCGGCGGCCTCGGCCGCGCCGCGGACTTCACTTGCGTCAGGACGGGCGACGCGGCGCCCTCATTGATGATTGACGTCGCAATCGAGCGCGACGAGGGCAAGGCGCTTTCCGGCGTGCGCGTTCGAGGCGCCGCGACGCCTGCCGGCGTAACCGTGGAATTGAGCCCGCCCGCGCTTGCCTATGACACTGCCCTCTGCCCATAA